A single Paenibacillus kribbensis DNA region contains:
- the wecB gene encoding non-hydrolyzing UDP-N-acetylglucosamine 2-epimerase encodes MKILTVLGTRPEIIRLSLIIPKLDRYADEHVLVHTGQNYTESLSGQFFRELGLRTPDYVLQEKAGTLGKQLSAMYSQMEDILNKERPDYVLLLGDTNSALCALLAERMGYPVVHMEAGNRCYDLDVPEEKNRRVIDAISTINMPYTEQSKQHLIREGFPSQRIVLTGNPIYEVMQHYEKEVSGSNILNTLGLSPGEYFLVTAHRAENVDHPPHLLAILDGLNRVARQSGQRVICSIHPRTAARIASHPPIQLDPLVEFHQPFGFFDFVLLERHARCALTDSGTVQEECCIMGVPTVTMRWTTERPETVDCGSNIVSGLSGEVIANAVALMTGMPHQWQCPAGYLAEDVSDKVVKFLLGGKRHV; translated from the coding sequence ATGAAAATATTGACCGTGCTCGGCACAAGACCGGAAATTATACGGCTCAGCCTGATCATTCCGAAGCTGGACCGCTATGCAGATGAACATGTGCTTGTGCATACGGGCCAAAATTACACGGAAAGCCTGAGCGGGCAATTCTTCCGTGAACTGGGTCTGCGTACCCCGGATTATGTGCTTCAGGAGAAGGCGGGGACGCTGGGCAAACAGCTGTCTGCCATGTATTCGCAGATGGAGGACATTTTAAACAAGGAACGCCCGGATTATGTGCTGCTGCTTGGTGATACAAACAGTGCTTTATGTGCTTTGCTTGCAGAACGCATGGGCTACCCGGTCGTGCATATGGAGGCAGGGAACCGCTGCTATGACCTGGATGTGCCGGAGGAGAAGAACCGCCGCGTCATTGACGCCATTTCTACGATTAATATGCCGTATACGGAGCAAAGCAAGCAGCATCTCATACGGGAGGGCTTTCCGAGTCAACGAATTGTACTGACGGGGAATCCGATCTACGAAGTGATGCAGCATTATGAGAAAGAGGTGTCTGGCAGCAACATCTTGAATACGCTCGGACTGTCGCCGGGGGAATATTTCCTGGTTACTGCCCACAGAGCTGAAAATGTCGACCATCCGCCGCATTTGCTGGCTATTTTGGATGGTCTTAACCGGGTAGCCCGGCAATCCGGGCAGCGGGTCATTTGCAGTATTCATCCTCGCACCGCCGCCCGAATTGCAAGCCATCCGCCGATCCAGCTTGATCCGCTGGTGGAATTCCACCAACCGTTCGGATTTTTTGACTTCGTGCTGCTGGAGCGGCATGCCCGCTGCGCTTTAACGGACAGCGGCACCGTACAGGAGGAATGCTGCATCATGGGCGTGCCGACGGTCACGATGCGCTGGACGACAGAACGACCGGAAACGGTGGATTGCGGTAGCAATATCGTATCCGGGCTGAGTGGCGAGGTTATAGCGAACGCAGTAGCCTTGATGACCGGGATGCCTCATCAATGGCAGTGTCCAGCAGGTTATCTGGCGGAGGATGTGTCGGATAAAGTAGTTAAATTTCTGCTTGGAGGGAAACGGCATGTTTGA
- a CDS encoding polysaccharide biosynthesis protein, producing the protein MFENQRILVTGGTGSWGHELVAQLLPRNPKEVIIYSRGESNQVAMNRQFEDERLSFCIGDIRDKEALVTACQGVDYVFHLAALKHVPVCEDQPYEALKTNVVGTQNVIEAAVANQVKKVIYISTDKAANPSNFYGMTKAIGEKLIVYANLLNSDTHFVTVRGGNVLGTNGSVVHLFQSQIRQKGKVFITDMKMTRFFLTLRDAISLLFKASVESIGGEIFIMTMPTCRIVDLAEVLIEDSGVENVEIVEQGVRPGEKIHEILMSDFESLTTVVYDEQYLIILPTLNIPQLKDRYNQCPPVSFSSFSSEFNLMSKEEIRSILQRGGFIK; encoded by the coding sequence ATGTTTGAAAACCAACGTATCTTGGTTACCGGTGGTACCGGCTCCTGGGGGCATGAACTGGTTGCCCAGCTACTGCCGCGTAACCCCAAAGAGGTCATTATCTATTCACGAGGAGAATCGAACCAGGTTGCCATGAACAGGCAGTTTGAGGATGAACGACTCAGCTTCTGTATTGGAGATATTCGGGATAAGGAAGCGCTGGTTACTGCTTGTCAGGGTGTGGACTATGTGTTTCACTTGGCGGCTCTCAAACATGTGCCTGTCTGCGAGGATCAGCCTTATGAAGCACTCAAAACCAATGTTGTGGGCACCCAAAACGTGATCGAGGCCGCTGTTGCCAATCAAGTGAAGAAAGTTATTTATATATCGACTGACAAGGCCGCAAATCCGTCCAATTTTTACGGTATGACGAAGGCGATTGGAGAAAAACTGATTGTTTACGCCAATCTGCTGAATAGCGACACACACTTCGTGACAGTGCGCGGCGGCAACGTATTGGGTACAAACGGAAGCGTGGTGCATCTGTTTCAGAGCCAGATTCGCCAAAAGGGCAAGGTTTTTATCACAGATATGAAAATGACCCGCTTTTTTCTGACCTTGCGTGATGCGATCAGTCTTCTGTTCAAAGCTTCGGTTGAAAGCATCGGTGGGGAAATTTTTATCATGACCATGCCAACCTGTCGTATTGTGGATCTGGCTGAGGTGCTCATTGAAGATTCCGGCGTGGAAAATGTAGAAATTGTAGAACAAGGTGTCCGTCCCGGCGAGAAAATCCATGAGATTTTGATGAGTGACTTTGAAAGCCTGACGACGGTTGTGTATGACGAGCAATATTTGATCATTCTCCCAACGCTGAACATTCCTCAATTAAAAGACCGCTATAATCAGTGCCCTCCGGTGTCATTCAGCAGCTTTAGCTCGGAGTTCAATCTGATGTCGAAAGAGGAAATTCGAAGCATCCTCCAGCGCGGGGGGTTCATTAAATGA
- a CDS encoding dTDP-4-dehydrorhamnose reductase family protein, with protein MKLLILGGNGMAGHVLVDYFQNQDGYNVFYTTRDPENKGGLLLDVRDSFMVEQLVRSVRPDVIINAVGVLNQYAGEDQIAAYQINGLLPHLLRRTADGIGAHLIHISTDCVFEGKRVPGLYKEMDQTDGTSAYAVTKILGEVKAAGHLTIRTSIVGPEIRPGGIGLLHWFLQQSGDVDGYRRVFWNGVTTLELAKAIRVLMNEPLDGLIHLVHPEPISKHDLLLLFKDIWKREDIRIVPKDEPVQDRTLRSTRADLLYDVPHYSIMLKELLEWTEAQRNRVGQS; from the coding sequence ATGAAACTGCTTATTTTGGGCGGTAACGGTATGGCAGGCCATGTCCTGGTCGATTATTTTCAGAATCAGGACGGGTATAACGTCTTCTACACTACCCGTGATCCCGAAAATAAAGGCGGTTTGCTGCTGGATGTAAGGGACAGCTTTATGGTGGAGCAACTAGTGCGGAGTGTGCGGCCAGACGTCATCATTAATGCGGTGGGCGTACTGAATCAGTATGCCGGGGAGGATCAGATTGCAGCCTACCAAATCAATGGACTGCTGCCGCATCTTCTCCGACGGACGGCGGACGGCATCGGTGCCCATCTCATTCATATCAGTACGGATTGCGTATTTGAGGGAAAGCGGGTGCCTGGTTTATATAAGGAAATGGATCAGACTGATGGGACAAGCGCCTATGCTGTGACGAAAATACTCGGAGAGGTAAAGGCGGCAGGCCATCTGACCATTCGGACTTCTATTGTCGGCCCGGAAATTCGGCCGGGAGGCATTGGTCTGCTACACTGGTTCTTGCAGCAGAGCGGAGATGTTGACGGGTATCGCCGTGTCTTTTGGAACGGGGTCACAACATTGGAATTGGCTAAAGCGATACGGGTGCTTATGAATGAGCCGCTGGACGGTCTCATTCATCTGGTTCACCCCGAACCGATCAGCAAGCATGATTTGCTGCTGCTGTTCAAAGACATCTGGAAGAGGGAGGATATTCGGATCGTGCCGAAAGATGAGCCGGTGCAGGATCGGACGCTTCGTTCTACCCGGGCCGATCTGCTCTACGATGTTCCTCACTACAGCATCATGCTGAAGGAGCTGCTGGAATGGACAGAAGCACAGCGGAACCGCGTCGGCCAGTCATAA